A DNA window from Pseudomonas sp. GD03919 contains the following coding sequences:
- a CDS encoding Yip1 family protein, giving the protein MIHHVWGLFTHPDQEWQEIRGEEETISHMYLTHVLILAAIPAVSAYIGTTQVGWAIGDRAPVMLTEGSAMVMTIMSYLAMLAGVAVMGAFIHWMARTYDANPSLTQCVVFAAYTATPLFIGGLAALYPHLWLGMIVGTVAICYTVYLLYVGIPTFMNIPEDEGFMFSSSVLAVGLVVLVAMIASSVILWGMGIGPVYTN; this is encoded by the coding sequence ATGATCCACCACGTTTGGGGGCTCTTCACCCATCCCGACCAAGAATGGCAAGAAATTCGTGGCGAGGAAGAAACCATCAGCCACATGTACCTGACCCACGTACTGATTCTCGCGGCGATTCCTGCTGTCTCGGCTTACATCGGCACCACCCAGGTCGGCTGGGCCATCGGCGACCGAGCGCCGGTGATGCTGACCGAAGGCAGTGCGATGGTGATGACCATCATGTCCTACCTGGCGATGCTCGCAGGGGTAGCCGTGATGGGCGCTTTCATCCACTGGATGGCACGCACCTACGATGCCAACCCGAGTCTGACCCAGTGCGTCGTGTTCGCCGCCTACACCGCCACTCCGCTGTTCATCGGAGGTCTTGCAGCGCTGTACCCCCACCTGTGGCTGGGCATGATCGTCGGCACGGTCGCCATCTGCTACACGGTTTACCTGCTCTACGTCGGCATACCGACCTTCATGAACATTCCCGAGGACGAAGGCTTCATGTTCTCCAGTTCAGTGCTGGCGGTAGGCCTGGTGGTGCTGGTGGCCATGATTGCCAGCTCGGTGATTCTCTGGGGCATGGGCATCGGCCCGGTCTACACCAATTGA
- a CDS encoding 3-deoxy-7-phosphoheptulonate synthase — protein MNSSAQLASTVTTIARRSAQPLPSPAVLRQRLPLPNALAERIAADRDAIRAVLDGRDSRLLVVVGPCSLHDRASALEYAERLAELAPQVDDQLLLVMRAYVEKPRTTVGWKGLLYDPHLDGSGDMAEGLRLSRQLMLDILERGLPLATELLQPMAAGYFDDLLGWAAIGARTSESQVHREMVSGLDLPVGFKNGTDGSVGIACDAMRSAAHPHQHFGIDDLGHPALLHTAGNPDTHLVLRGGHGAPNHDAASVAAARQALERQGIAPRIMVDCSHANSGKDPLRQPAVLESVIEQRLAGDSSLRGVMLESHLFDGCQALSGELRYGVSVTDGCLGWSGTEATLRQAAERLRG, from the coding sequence ATGAACAGCTCCGCTCAACTCGCTTCTACAGTTACCACCATCGCCCGCCGCAGCGCCCAGCCGCTGCCCAGCCCCGCCGTATTGCGCCAGCGCCTGCCGTTGCCCAACGCCCTTGCCGAACGTATCGCCGCTGACCGCGATGCCATCCGCGCCGTGCTCGATGGCCGTGACTCGCGCCTGCTGGTGGTGGTCGGCCCCTGCTCCCTGCATGACCGCGCCTCGGCGCTCGAATACGCCGAACGCCTGGCTGAGCTGGCGCCACAGGTCGATGACCAACTGCTGCTGGTGATGCGCGCCTACGTGGAAAAACCGCGCACCACGGTGGGCTGGAAAGGGCTGCTGTACGATCCGCACCTCGATGGCAGCGGTGACATGGCTGAAGGCCTGCGCCTGTCGCGACAGCTCATGCTGGATATCCTTGAGCGTGGTCTGCCGCTGGCCACCGAATTGCTGCAACCGATGGCCGCTGGTTACTTCGACGACCTGCTCGGTTGGGCCGCCATCGGTGCGCGTACCAGCGAATCGCAGGTGCACCGCGAGATGGTCAGTGGTCTGGATCTGCCGGTGGGTTTCAAGAATGGCACCGATGGCAGCGTCGGTATTGCCTGCGATGCCATGCGCTCGGCAGCGCATCCGCACCAGCACTTCGGCATCGACGACCTCGGCCACCCGGCGCTGCTGCATACCGCCGGCAACCCGGACACCCACCTAGTGCTGCGCGGCGGCCACGGCGCGCCGAACCACGATGCCGCCAGCGTCGCCGCCGCGCGGCAGGCGCTCGAGCGCCAGGGCATCGCGCCGCGGATCATGGTCGACTGCAGCCATGCCAACAGCGGCAAGGACCCGCTGCGCCAGCCCGCGGTGCTGGAGAGCGTGATCGAGCAGCGCCTGGCCGGCGACAGCAGCCTGCGCGGGGTGATGCTGGAGAGTCACCTGTTCGACGGTTGCCAGGCGCTGTCCGGCGAGTTGCGCTACGGCGTATCAGTCACCGATGGCTGCCTGGGCTGGAGTGGCACCGAGGCAACTTTGCGCCAGGCCGCCGAGCGGTTGCGCGGGTGA
- a CDS encoding N-acetylglutaminylglutamine amidotransferase, giving the protein MCGIAGELRFDRRPADLAAVERITHHLAPRGPDAHGFHSQGPIALGHRRLKIMDLAEASGQPMIDSDLGLSMVFNGAIYNYPELRAELETLGYRFFSGGDTEVLLKGYHAWGEKLLPKLNGMFAFAVWERDQQSLFIARDRLGVKPLYLSRTYERLRFASSLPALLQGGDIAKTLDAVALNHYLNFHAVVPAPRTLLAGVEKLPPATWMRVDADGKVEQQTWWALQFGPQGEEVDYGFEEWRDRTLQAMREAVEIRQRAAVDVGVLLSGGVDSSMLVGLLREAGVDNLLTFSIGFQDAGGERGDEFQYSDLIAQRFATQHHQLRIGEHEILEQLPQAFRAMSEPMVSHDCIAFYLLSREVAKHCKVVQSGQGADELFAGYHWYPQVDGAKDAFAAYRAAFFDREHDEYAACVQPAWLTGDMAGEFVREHFAMPGADAAVDKALRLDSTVMLVDDPVKRVDNMTMAWGLEARTPFLDYRVAELSARIPAQFKLPEGGKYVLKEAARKVIPSEVIDRPKGYFPVPGLKHLEGATLGWVRDLLLDPSQDRGLFNPAMLDQLLTNPQGQLTPLRGSKLWQLAALNLWLSEQGL; this is encoded by the coding sequence ATGTGCGGAATAGCTGGAGAACTTCGTTTTGATCGACGCCCCGCGGATCTGGCGGCAGTCGAACGCATCACCCATCACTTGGCCCCTCGCGGCCCCGACGCCCACGGCTTCCATAGCCAGGGCCCCATCGCCCTCGGCCATCGCCGCCTGAAGATCATGGATCTGGCCGAAGCTTCGGGTCAGCCGATGATCGACAGTGATCTTGGCCTGTCAATGGTGTTCAACGGTGCCATCTACAACTACCCCGAATTGCGCGCCGAGCTGGAAACGCTGGGTTATCGCTTCTTCTCCGGCGGTGACACCGAAGTGCTGCTCAAGGGCTACCACGCCTGGGGCGAAAAGCTGCTGCCCAAACTCAACGGCATGTTCGCCTTCGCCGTCTGGGAGCGCGACCAGCAAAGCCTGTTCATCGCCCGCGACCGTCTCGGCGTCAAACCCCTTTACCTGTCGCGCACCTACGAGCGCCTGCGCTTCGCCTCATCGCTGCCGGCCCTGCTGCAGGGTGGCGATATCGCCAAGACGCTGGATGCCGTCGCGCTGAACCACTACTTGAATTTCCATGCCGTGGTGCCGGCGCCGCGCACCCTCCTGGCGGGCGTCGAGAAGCTGCCGCCGGCCACCTGGATGCGCGTCGACGCAGACGGCAAGGTCGAGCAACAGACCTGGTGGGCGCTGCAGTTCGGCCCGCAAGGCGAGGAAGTGGATTACGGCTTCGAAGAATGGCGCGACCGCACGCTGCAAGCCATGCGCGAAGCCGTGGAGATTCGTCAGCGTGCCGCCGTGGATGTCGGCGTGCTGCTCTCCGGCGGCGTCGATTCGAGCATGCTGGTCGGCCTGCTGCGCGAAGCCGGGGTGGACAACCTGCTGACCTTCTCCATCGGTTTTCAGGATGCCGGTGGCGAGCGCGGCGACGAGTTCCAGTATTCGGATCTGATCGCCCAGCGCTTTGCCACCCAGCATCATCAGCTGCGCATCGGCGAGCACGAGATTCTCGAGCAACTGCCGCAAGCCTTCCGCGCCATGAGCGAGCCGATGGTCAGCCACGACTGCATCGCCTTCTACCTGCTCTCGCGGGAAGTCGCCAAGCACTGCAAGGTGGTGCAGAGCGGCCAGGGCGCCGACGAGCTGTTTGCCGGTTACCACTGGTACCCACAGGTCGATGGCGCCAAAGATGCCTTCGCCGCCTACCGCGCGGCTTTCTTCGACCGTGAGCACGACGAATACGCGGCCTGCGTGCAGCCTGCCTGGCTGACCGGCGACATGGCCGGCGAGTTCGTCCGCGAGCATTTCGCCATGCCTGGCGCAGACGCCGCGGTGGACAAGGCGCTGCGCCTGGACAGCACGGTGATGCTGGTCGATGACCCGGTCAAGCGCGTGGACAACATGACCATGGCCTGGGGGCTGGAGGCGCGCACGCCGTTTCTCGACTACCGCGTGGCCGAGCTGTCGGCGCGCATTCCGGCGCAGTTCAAGCTGCCAGAAGGCGGCAAGTACGTGCTCAAGGAAGCCGCGCGTAAGGTCATCCCCAGCGAGGTGATCGACCGACCCAAGGGCTATTTCCCGGTGCCGGGCCTCAAGCACCTGGAAGGCGCCACCCTGGGCTGGGTGCGCGATCTGCTGCTCGACCCCAGCCAGGATCGCGGCCTGTTCAACCCAGCCATGCTCGATCAGTTGCTGACCAACCCGCAGGGCCAGCTTACGCCGCTGCGCGGCTCCAAGCTGTGGCAGTTGGCAGCGCTCAACCTGTGGCTGAGCGAACAGGGTCTGTAA
- a CDS encoding YheU family protein: MLIPAHLLQADTLTALIEDFVTRDGTDNGDETPLETRVQRVRRALDKGEAVIVFDPDSQQCQLAMKRDVPREWLDALNDSLSD; encoded by the coding sequence GTGCTGATCCCTGCTCACCTGCTGCAAGCCGACACCCTGACCGCCCTGATCGAAGACTTCGTCACCCGCGACGGCACCGATAACGGTGACGAAACCCCGCTGGAAACCCGCGTGCAACGTGTACGCCGCGCCCTGGACAAGGGCGAGGCGGTGATCGTATTCGACCCGGACAGCCAGCAGTGCCAACTGGCGATGAAGCGCGATGTGCCCAGGGAGTGGCTGGATGCCCTGAACGACAGCCTCAGTGATTGA
- a CDS encoding SprT family zinc-dependent metalloprotease: MPEQIHARVEACYQQAEAFFKQRFARPEISFKLRGQKAGVAHLTENKLRFNLQLYRANQEDFLRQTVPHEVAHMVAHQLFGSRIQPHGEEWQLIMRGVYELPPHRCHSYEVERRKVNRFIYRCSCVDGEFPFSAQRHALVAKGRRYYCRRCKVTLTFSGEQRRE, translated from the coding sequence ATGCCCGAACAGATTCACGCCCGCGTCGAAGCCTGCTACCAGCAGGCCGAAGCCTTCTTCAAGCAACGCTTTGCCCGCCCCGAGATCAGCTTCAAGTTGCGCGGGCAGAAGGCGGGGGTCGCGCATCTGACGGAAAACAAGCTGCGCTTCAATCTGCAGCTGTACCGGGCCAACCAGGAAGACTTCCTGCGCCAGACAGTGCCGCACGAAGTCGCCCACATGGTCGCCCATCAGCTATTCGGCTCACGCATTCAGCCGCATGGCGAGGAATGGCAACTGATCATGCGCGGTGTCTACGAACTGCCGCCGCATCGCTGCCACAGCTATGAAGTCGAACGCCGCAAAGTCAACCGCTTCATCTACCGCTGCAGTTGCGTGGATGGCGAGTTCCCCTTCTCGGCCCAGCGTCATGCGCTGGTGGCCAAAGGGCGACGCTACTACTGCCGGCGTTGCAAGGTGACGCTGACCTTCAGTGGCGAGCAGCGCCGGGAGTGA
- the ttcA gene encoding tRNA 2-thiocytidine(32) synthetase TtcA produces the protein MGTLSVNQNKLQKRIRRLAGEAITDFNMIEDGDKVMVCLSGGKDSYTMLDVLLYLQKVAPIKFEIVAVNMDQKQPGFPEHVLPAYLESIGVQYHIIEKDTYSVVKEKIPEGKTTCSLCSRLRRGTLYTYADEIGATKMALGHHRDDILETFFLNMFYGGTLKAMPPKLLSDDGRNVVIRPLAYCAEADIEAYSQLKQFPIIPCNLCGSQENLQRQVVKEMLQEWERKSPGRVEIMFRALQNVHPSQLADRNLFDFKSLKIDDSATPRFLDVMSL, from the coding sequence ATGGGCACCCTTTCGGTCAACCAGAACAAACTGCAGAAGCGCATTCGCCGCCTGGCCGGCGAAGCCATCACCGACTTCAACATGATCGAGGATGGCGACAAGGTGATGGTCTGCCTGTCCGGCGGCAAGGACAGCTACACCATGCTCGACGTGCTGCTGTACCTGCAGAAGGTGGCGCCGATCAAGTTCGAGATCGTCGCGGTGAACATGGATCAGAAGCAGCCCGGTTTCCCCGAGCATGTGCTGCCGGCCTATCTGGAATCCATTGGTGTGCAGTACCACATCATCGAGAAGGACACCTACTCGGTGGTGAAAGAGAAGATCCCCGAGGGCAAGACCACCTGCTCGCTGTGCTCGCGCCTGCGTCGCGGCACCCTGTACACCTACGCCGACGAGATCGGTGCGACCAAGATGGCCCTCGGTCACCACCGCGACGACATTCTGGAAACCTTCTTCCTCAACATGTTCTACGGCGGCACGCTCAAGGCCATGCCGCCCAAGCTGCTCTCCGACGATGGCCGCAACGTGGTGATCCGCCCGCTGGCCTATTGCGCCGAGGCCGATATCGAGGCCTACAGCCAGCTCAAGCAGTTCCCCATCATCCCCTGCAACCTCTGCGGCTCGCAGGAGAACCTGCAGCGCCAGGTGGTCAAGGAGATGCTGCAGGAGTGGGAGCGCAAGAGCCCCGGCCGCGTCGAGATCATGTTCCGCGCGCTGCAGAACGTGCACCCCTCGCAACTGGCCGACCGCAACCTGTTCGACTTCAAGAGCCTGAAGATCGACGACAGCGCCACGCCGCGCTTCCTCGATGTGATGAGCCTGTAA
- the ngg gene encoding N-acetylglutaminylglutamine synthetase, whose protein sequence is MRSPAFKQRLIRGQTPSYERLQARLAEDHSSQPSQPQAIHCGWGRLLIGHTYPDASTLAESLLDEQPGERDIALYVAAPHQVLAHAPQQLFLDPSDTLRLWFTDYRPARRSFRGFRIRRAQNEADWQAINCLYQTRNMLPIDPARLTPYHDGGPTYWLAEDEDSGAVIGSVMGLNHQRAFRDPENGSSLWCLAVDPQCSRPGVGEVLVRHLIEHGMSRGLSYLDLSVLHDNQQAKKLYAKLGFRELQTFSLKRKNGINQPLFLGPGPQAELNPYARIIVDEALRRGIEVTVDDAEAGLFTLSHGGRRIRCRESLCDLTSAVSMTLCQDKRLTHRTLSRAGLGVPAQCLAGSAEDNAAFLAEHGSVVVKPVDGEQGQGVAVDLRTPGEVQEAIERARVFDQRVLLESFHEGFDLRVLVIGYEVVAAAIRRPAEIIGDGRHSIGELIDAQSRRRQAATGGESRIPKDAETLRTLHGAGLDYDSVLPAGQRLAVRKTANLHTGGTLEDVTAILHPTLRDAAIKAARALEIPVVGLDLLVPAADQAEYVFIEANERAGLANHEPQPTAERFVDLLFPLSQATI, encoded by the coding sequence ATGCGCTCCCCTGCCTTCAAACAACGCCTGATCCGTGGCCAGACGCCCTCCTACGAACGCCTGCAGGCGCGTCTGGCCGAAGATCACAGCAGCCAACCCAGCCAGCCGCAGGCCATCCACTGCGGCTGGGGCCGCCTGCTGATCGGCCATACCTACCCGGACGCCTCAACGCTGGCCGAATCCCTGCTCGATGAACAACCCGGCGAGCGCGATATCGCTCTGTATGTCGCTGCGCCGCATCAGGTGCTGGCGCATGCGCCGCAGCAACTATTTCTCGACCCCTCCGACACGCTGCGCCTGTGGTTCACCGACTACCGTCCGGCGCGTCGTAGCTTTCGCGGCTTTCGCATTCGCCGGGCGCAGAACGAGGCGGACTGGCAGGCCATCAACTGCCTGTACCAGACCCGCAACATGCTGCCCATCGATCCGGCCAGACTCACCCCCTACCACGACGGTGGGCCGACCTACTGGCTGGCCGAGGACGAAGACAGCGGCGCGGTGATCGGCAGCGTCATGGGCCTCAACCACCAGCGCGCCTTCCGCGACCCGGAAAACGGCAGCAGCCTCTGGTGCCTGGCGGTCGACCCGCAGTGCAGCCGCCCGGGTGTCGGCGAGGTACTGGTGCGCCACCTGATCGAACACGGCATGAGCCGAGGGTTGAGCTACCTCGACCTGTCAGTGCTGCACGACAACCAGCAGGCCAAGAAGCTCTACGCCAAACTGGGTTTTCGCGAGCTGCAAACCTTCAGCCTCAAGCGCAAGAACGGCATCAACCAGCCGCTGTTCCTTGGCCCCGGGCCACAGGCCGAACTCAACCCCTACGCCCGCATCATCGTCGACGAGGCGTTGCGCCGGGGGATCGAAGTGACGGTGGACGATGCCGAAGCCGGGCTGTTCACCCTCAGCCACGGCGGCCGGCGCATCCGCTGCCGCGAGTCGCTGTGCGACCTGACCAGCGCCGTGAGCATGACCCTGTGCCAGGACAAGCGCCTGACCCATCGCACCCTGTCGCGGGCCGGTCTCGGCGTGCCGGCACAATGCCTGGCCGGCAGCGCCGAGGACAACGCCGCCTTCCTGGCCGAACACGGTTCGGTGGTGGTCAAACCGGTGGACGGCGAACAGGGCCAGGGCGTGGCGGTGGATTTGCGCACACCGGGCGAGGTGCAGGAAGCCATCGAACGCGCCCGGGTATTCGACCAGCGCGTATTACTGGAAAGCTTTCACGAGGGCTTTGATCTGCGCGTGCTGGTGATCGGCTATGAAGTCGTAGCCGCCGCCATTCGTCGTCCGGCCGAGATCATCGGCGACGGCCGCCACAGCATCGGTGAGCTGATCGACGCCCAGAGCCGCCGTCGCCAGGCCGCCACCGGCGGTGAAAGCCGCATCCCCAAGGACGCCGAAACCCTGCGCACCCTGCACGGCGCCGGCCTCGACTACGACAGCGTACTGCCTGCCGGGCAGCGTCTGGCCGTGCGCAAGACCGCCAACCTGCACACCGGCGGCACCCTGGAGGACGTCACCGCGATCCTCCACCCGACCCTGCGCGACGCCGCGATCAAGGCCGCACGCGCGTTGGAAATCCCGGTGGTCGGCCTCGACCTGCTGGTGCCTGCCGCCGATCAAGCCGAGTACGTATTCATCGAAGCCAACGAGCGCGCCGGCCTGGCCAACCACGAACCGCAGCCAACCGCCGAACGCTTCGTCGACCTGCTCTTTCCGCTAAGCCAGGCGACTATCTGA
- a CDS encoding DNA-J related domain-containing protein produces MNDDLDPSQDLADLVLQLLQAAPDGLAEYALIQQLKARHSGHLPNLPLTDKLVLFRTHFLLFNALYRLHDQLRQAQTHLLEISPLCIRLLPYQPGTAALSERDELRDYYLDMSQLRDTDERDVERLLTSFWTRMQGGDEKQAALELFELNHEQTLDLPRIKQRYRQMVSLHHPDRGGSTERLQSINLAMEILERYYR; encoded by the coding sequence ATGAATGACGACCTCGACCCCAGCCAGGATCTCGCCGACCTGGTACTGCAACTGCTGCAGGCAGCTCCGGACGGGCTGGCCGAATACGCCCTGATCCAGCAGCTCAAGGCCCGCCATAGCGGCCACCTGCCCAACCTACCGCTGACCGACAAACTGGTGCTGTTTCGCACCCACTTTCTGCTGTTCAACGCCCTTTACCGCCTGCACGATCAGCTCCGGCAGGCGCAGACGCATCTGCTCGAAATCAGCCCGCTGTGCATTCGCCTGCTGCCCTATCAGCCCGGCACGGCTGCACTGAGCGAGCGCGACGAGCTGCGCGACTACTACCTGGACATGAGCCAGCTGCGCGATACCGACGAACGCGACGTCGAGCGCCTGCTCACCAGCTTCTGGACACGCATGCAGGGCGGTGACGAAAAACAGGCCGCGCTGGAGCTGTTCGAGCTGAACCACGAACAAACCCTCGACTTACCACGCATCAAGCAGCGCTACCGACAAATGGTCAGCCTGCATCACCCGGACAGAGGCGGCAGCACAGAGCGGCTGCAGTCGATCAACCTGGCCATGGAAATTCTAGAACGCTATTACCGCTGA
- a CDS encoding osmoprotectant NAGGN system M42 family peptidase, with protein MQTLPEPDLDYMQKVLLEMLAIPSPTGFTDTIVRYVAERLEELEIPFELTRRGTIRATLRGRQSEYERFDRAVSVHLDTIGAMVREIKDNGRLGLAPVGCWSSRFAEGSRVSLFTDNGVIRGSVLPLLASGHAFNTAVDSMPVSWDHVELRLDAYCATRADCDTLGIAVGDFVAFDPLPEFSESGHISARHLDDKAGAAALLASLKAIRDQGLQPMIDCHPLFTITEEVGSGAAAALPWDVSEFVGIDIAPVAPGQQSSEHAVSVAMQDSGGPYDYHLSRQLLRLAAEYEVPVRRDLFRYYHSDAQSAVTAGHDIRTALLAFGCDATHGYERTHIDSLKALSRLLTAYMMSPPVFASDAQPAQGSLERFSHQLEHDAQMESDTRVPPVDSLLGQREQDA; from the coding sequence ATGCAGACACTCCCCGAACCCGATCTCGACTATATGCAGAAAGTGCTGCTGGAGATGCTTGCCATCCCCAGCCCCACCGGTTTTACCGACACCATCGTGCGCTACGTCGCCGAGCGTCTCGAAGAGTTGGAAATCCCCTTCGAGCTGACCCGCCGTGGCACCATCCGCGCCACCCTGCGTGGACGCCAGAGCGAGTACGAACGTTTCGATCGCGCCGTATCCGTGCATCTCGACACCATTGGCGCCATGGTCCGCGAGATCAAGGACAACGGCCGCTTGGGCCTGGCGCCGGTGGGTTGTTGGTCGAGCCGCTTCGCCGAGGGCAGCCGCGTCAGCCTGTTCACCGACAACGGCGTGATTCGCGGCAGCGTGCTACCACTGCTGGCCTCGGGGCACGCCTTCAACACCGCCGTCGACAGCATGCCGGTGAGCTGGGATCACGTCGAACTGCGCCTGGACGCCTACTGCGCCACGCGCGCCGACTGCGACACGCTGGGTATTGCGGTGGGCGACTTCGTCGCCTTCGACCCGTTGCCGGAGTTCTCCGAAAGCGGCCATATCAGCGCCCGTCACCTCGATGACAAGGCCGGCGCAGCGGCGCTGCTGGCCTCGCTCAAGGCCATTCGCGATCAAGGCCTGCAACCGATGATCGACTGCCATCCGCTGTTCACCATCACCGAGGAGGTGGGTTCCGGCGCCGCCGCCGCCCTGCCCTGGGACGTCAGCGAGTTCGTCGGCATCGATATCGCCCCGGTCGCGCCGGGCCAGCAGTCCAGCGAACACGCGGTCAGCGTGGCGATGCAGGACTCCGGCGGCCCCTACGACTATCACCTGTCGCGCCAGTTGCTGCGCCTGGCAGCTGAATATGAGGTACCGGTTCGCCGCGACCTGTTCCGTTACTACCACAGCGACGCACAGTCAGCAGTCACCGCCGGCCATGACATCCGCACCGCGCTGTTGGCCTTCGGCTGCGACGCCACCCATGGCTACGAGCGTACCCATATCGACAGCCTCAAGGCCTTAAGCCGCCTGCTCACCGCCTACATGATGAGCCCGCCGGTATTCGCCAGCGATGCACAACCGGCGCAGGGTTCTCTGGAGCGCTTCAGCCATCAACTGGAGCACGATGCGCAAATGGAAAGCGACACCCGTGTGCCACCAGTGGATAGCCTGCTCGGGCAACGCGAACAGGACGCTTGA
- a CDS encoding CaiB/BaiF CoA transferase family protein produces MSGPLSSLKILDFSTLLPGPFASLLLADMGAEVLRVESPTRMDLVRVLPPHDGGASTSHAYLNRNKRSIALDLKRPEAVEVVKRLVSEYDIVLEQFRPGVMDKLGVGYAELKSINPRLIYVSITGYGQSGPYRDRAGHDINYLALAGIASYTGRRDSGPLPLGVQLADLAGGSLHGVIGLLAAVVQRQVTGQGQQVDVSMTDCAFSLHGMAGAGYLGAGVEPGMENQALNGGSFYDYYRTRDGRWFSVGSLEPQFMQQFCAAIGRPELAARGLSLKPEDQQALKREIEIEFEKRDFAQWCEVFAGIDACVEPMLPLSEAVEHPQIKARGLVVEVPREGLPAQPQLACPLKFSEGLPPPRHVGAAVGAHTAEVLTELGYDAEQITALRKTGALG; encoded by the coding sequence ATGTCCGGCCCACTGTCTTCGCTGAAAATTCTCGACTTCTCCACTCTGCTGCCGGGTCCTTTTGCCTCGTTGCTGCTAGCCGATATGGGCGCCGAGGTGCTGCGGGTGGAATCGCCCACGCGCATGGATCTGGTTCGCGTGCTGCCGCCGCACGACGGTGGCGCCTCCACCAGCCACGCCTACCTCAACCGCAACAAGCGCAGCATCGCCCTCGATCTCAAACGCCCTGAGGCGGTCGAGGTGGTCAAGCGCTTGGTCAGTGAGTACGACATCGTGCTCGAACAGTTTCGCCCCGGTGTGATGGACAAGCTGGGCGTCGGCTATGCCGAGCTCAAGTCGATCAACCCACGGCTGATCTATGTGTCGATCACGGGTTACGGGCAGAGCGGGCCATACCGTGACCGCGCGGGGCATGACATCAACTACCTGGCGCTGGCCGGGATCGCCAGCTACACCGGGCGTCGCGACAGCGGGCCATTGCCGCTTGGCGTGCAACTGGCCGACCTGGCCGGCGGCTCGCTGCATGGCGTGATCGGCCTGCTCGCGGCCGTGGTGCAGCGCCAAGTCACAGGCCAGGGGCAGCAGGTCGACGTGAGCATGACCGACTGCGCGTTCAGCCTGCACGGCATGGCGGGGGCTGGTTACCTCGGCGCCGGCGTCGAGCCGGGCATGGAAAACCAGGCGCTCAACGGCGGCAGTTTTTATGATTACTACCGCACCCGTGATGGGCGCTGGTTCTCCGTGGGTAGTCTGGAGCCGCAGTTCATGCAGCAGTTCTGCGCCGCCATTGGCCGGCCTGAACTGGCGGCGCGCGGCCTGTCGCTCAAGCCTGAAGATCAGCAAGCGCTCAAGCGCGAGATCGAAATCGAGTTCGAGAAGCGTGATTTCGCCCAGTGGTGCGAAGTGTTCGCCGGCATCGACGCCTGCGTCGAGCCCATGCTGCCACTGTCCGAGGCGGTCGAGCATCCGCAGATCAAGGCGCGTGGGCTGGTTGTCGAGGTGCCGCGCGAAGGCTTGCCGGCGCAGCCGCAGTTGGCCTGCCCGCTGAAGTTCTCCGAGGGCTTGCCGCCACCCCGGCATGTCGGAGCGGCGGTTGGCGCGCATACCGCCGAAGTGTTGACGGAGCTGGGTTATGACGCCGAACAGATCACGGCGTTGAGGAAGACTGGGGCGCTGGGTTGA
- a CDS encoding DNA-3-methyladenine glycosylase I: MRDYKWLHAFCLNRFGSARALEARLPQPRSDAELRALSDDRYLSLISLRIFRAGLKHSLVDAKWPAFEQAFFGFDPEKVVLMGAERLENLMQDTRLIRHLGKLKSVPRNAQFILDVRREKGSFGVLIADWPVTDIVGLWKYLAKHGNQLGGLSAPRFLRMVGKDTFVPTDDVVAALKAQGVIDKAPTSLKDLAAVQAVFNQWQAESGRPLCQLSVMLAHTVNH; the protein is encoded by the coding sequence ATGCGTGATTACAAGTGGCTGCACGCGTTCTGCCTCAACCGCTTCGGCTCAGCCAGGGCGCTGGAGGCCAGGCTGCCGCAACCGCGCAGCGATGCCGAACTGCGCGCGCTGAGCGATGACCGCTACCTGTCGTTGATCAGCCTGCGCATCTTCCGCGCCGGGCTCAAGCACAGCCTGGTGGATGCCAAGTGGCCGGCATTCGAGCAGGCCTTCTTCGGCTTCGACCCGGAGAAGGTGGTACTGATGGGCGCCGAGCGCCTGGAAAACCTGATGCAGGACACGCGGTTGATCCGCCACCTGGGCAAGCTCAAGAGCGTGCCGCGTAACGCCCAGTTCATCCTCGACGTGCGCCGCGAGAAAGGCAGCTTCGGTGTACTGATCGCCGACTGGCCGGTGACTGACATCGTTGGTCTATGGAAATACCTGGCCAAGCACGGCAATCAGCTCGGCGGCCTGTCGGCGCCGCGTTTTCTGCGCATGGTGGGCAAGGACACCTTCGTCCCCACCGATGACGTGGTGGCTGCGCTCAAGGCGCAGGGGGTGATCGACAAGGCGCCGACCAGCCTGAAAGACCTGGCTGCCGTGCAGGCCGTGTTCAACCAATGGCAGGCCGAAAGTGGTCGGCCGCTGTGTCAGCTATCGGTGATGCTGGCCCATACGGTCAATCACTGA